The nucleotide window ACCTGCCCCAAGTGGTCGCCGCCAACGACAAGAACGGTCTGAAGGCCGCTTACCTCAAGAGCGTCGAGATCCACAACCAGATCATGGAAGCGTTCGAGACGGAGTCCGCCCCGCTGTCCGCCGCCTCGCCCCTCGTCGAGAGGTATGTGCGGGGTCTGACCGACTGGGTGTCCGGCAACCACGAGTGGCACGCCACCAACACCGAGCGCTACCAGCTGCCCGACTACTGGTAAATCGAGCCCACGCACCACACCAGCAAGGAGCCACGTTGACCACCGTTCACGCCGACACCGCACGCATCCCGGTGCCGACCCAGTCCACGTACCAGAACCGCGTCGCGGACTACTGGAACGCCGAGGAAAACCCGGTCAACCTCGAACTCGGAAAGATCGACGACCTCTACCATCACCACTACGGCATCGGGGACGCCGACCGGTCGGTGCTGGACGAGTCGGATCCCGGCCGGCGCCGTGAACGCCTCACCGGCGAACTGCACCGGCTGGAAGAGGCCCAGGCCCAACTCCTCGCCTCGCACCTCGGCCAGCTCTCGCCCAGCGACCGGGTCTTCGACGCCGGATGCGGACGCGGCGGCGGCAGCGTCGTGGCGAACCTGCGCTACGGCTGCCACGCCGACGGGGTCACGATCTCCGCCAAGCAGGCCGATTTCGCCAACCAGCAGGCCCACAAACGCGGCATCGACGACAAGGTGCGCTACCACCACCGCAACATGCTCGACACCGGCTTCGCCTCCGGCGCGTACGCGGCCTCGTGGAACAACGAGTCGACCATGTACGTCGAGCTTGATTTGCTCTTCGCCGAACACGCCCGGCTGCTGCGCCGCGGCGGCCGGTATGTGACCATCACCGGCTGCTACAACGACACCTACGGGCGCGCCTCCCGCGAGGTGTCCCTCATCAACGCTCATTACATCTGCGACATCCACCCCCGCTCGGCGTACTTCCGCGCCATGGCCCGCAACCGGCTCGTCCCGACGCATGTCCAGGACCTGACCCAGGCAGCCCTCCCGTACTGGGAACTGCGTAAGCAGGCCGACCACCTGGTCACCGGCATCGAGGACACCTTCCTGACCGCCTACCGCAACGGCAGCTTCCAGTACCTGCTGATCGTCGCGGACCGAGTCTGAGACCACCCGCACGGGGCCGTGCCACTCAGGGCGCGGCCCCGCGCCTGTGACCGGAGCACTGACGAACAACCACCGCCGCGGACCACCCGCGCAGACCACCCGCGCGGACTACTCGGGCAGGGGCCGGTCGTCGACGACGTGCTTCATGACGAGGGTGGAGGTCAGGCGTTGAACGCCCGGCAGCCTGGCCAGCTGCTGGTCGTAGAGCTGCTGGAAGGCGCCGAGGTCGGTGGTGGCGACGCGCAGAAGGTAGTCGGGTTCGCCGAAGAGGCGCTGGGCCTGGAGCACGTGGGGGACGGCGGCCACGGCCTCTTCGAAGGAGGTGACGGTGTCGGGGTCTTCCCAGCGCAGGGTGGCGAAGACGAGCGCTTCGAAGGTGAGGCCCAAGGCGACCGGGTCCACGACGGCGCGGTAGCCGCGGATCGCTCCCTCGCGCTCGAGGTCGCGCAGGCGGCGGTGGCAGGGCGAGACGCTGAGCTGCACGCGGGCGGCCAGCTCGGTGACGGTGAGACGGCCGTCCAGCTGTAGCTCGGCAAGAATTTTCCGGTCCATGGCGTCCATGGGAAAGATTCTCCCTCAGATGGCGCGATCATGGAGTAAATGAAGGAACACCTTCGGGCAGATCCGGCCTAGCCTTCCTCTCGAAAAGCGGAATGCGAGAGGGAACGATCCATGAACACGACCACGCTGGCGGCATTTCTGGCAGTGGACCTCCTGCTGGTGTTCACCCCGGGCGCGGACTGGGCCTATGCGATCTCCGCGGGCCTGCGGGGCCGCTCGGTCGTCCCCGCGGTCGCCGGGCTGATAGCCGGATACGCGGGATACACCCTGCTCGCCGTCGCGGGCCTGGTGGTGATCGTGGCGAGCTCCCCGACCCTGCTCACCGCGCTGACCGTCGCCGGCGCCGTCTACCTGGTGTGGCTCGGCTTCGGCGTGCTTCGGCAGCCGGCCACCTTGACGGCCTCCGAGTCGCCGATGGAGTCCTCCCGCGCGCAGATCATGCTCAAGGGGATCGGGATCAGCGGCCTGAACCCCAAGGCGCTGTTGCTGTACTTCTCGCTGTTCCCGCAGTTCATCAACCCGGCGACGGGCTGGCCGGTCGCCGCGCAGACCGGCCTGCTGGGCACGCTCCACATGGCCGCCTGCGCCGTCGTCTACCTCTCCGTCGGCGTCCTGGCACGCACCGTCCTGAAGACCCGGCCCGCCGCCGCCCGGGCGGTCACCCGCGCCTCCGGTGCCATGATGATCGTCATCGGCGGGTTCCTTCTGGTGGAACGCCTGGCCGGCTGACGAACCCGGCGACCACATCGAGGCCGTCGGAACGGTCTTGCAGTCCGGACGCACCCTGACCGTGTGCCGGCTGGAGGTGTACGGCATCCAGGACGGCCGACGAAGTGCGTCGCGAACGGGCAGCAGCCACTGATCCGAGCGAATCGTGAGCATGCCATCTGGCAGAACCTGCCGAAAAACCCTTCGACGCGCCCTTTAATCCCTTTGTACTGTTTGTTAGATGACTATCAGCCTCAAGCCGCTCGCTACGGCCGAAGCCCGGGACCTCGCGACCCTGCGCGAAGAGGTCGAACACGTCGACAGGACGGGCCTGCACGAGGACGAGGTGGACGTCCGCCATGAACTCACCGACCCCAAGGTGGACTTGGCGCGTCACACCGTCGGCTTCTGGCAGGGATCTCGGCTGGTGGCGTACGCCATGGTGTACGAGCCGGAGCGGGTACGGGACATCGCCCGCTTCGAAACCGCCGCAGCCGTCCATCCGGACTGGCGTCGGCAGGGGATCGGTACGCGGCTGGTCGACTGGATGCGCAGCCGCGCGGAGGCGATCCGGGCGGAGCGTCACCCCGGCGAACCGGCGGAACTGCTGATGGACGGGACGGCCGGCAGCGCGGGGCTGGCGGCTCTGGCCCGGCACGCCGGTTTCGCGCCCCGTCGGTACTGGTTCAGCATGACGCACGGCCTGCGCGCGGACCGGCTGCCCGCCCTGGGGATGCCGGACGGCCTGCGCCTGACGCCCTTCGATCCAGTCCTCGACGAAGCGACCCGGATCGCGCACAACGACGCGTTCCGCGATCACTGGAATCACACCGAGACGGACCGAACCGACTGGGACACCTGGTTCACCGGGGCCCGTTCGTTCCGCGCCGGTCTCTCCTCCCTGCTGCTTGACGCCGAGGGCAGCGTCGCGGCGTACCTGCTCGCCGACGAGTACGTCGCCGACCACGCGGCCACGGGCGACCGCGGGTGCACGATCGGCCACCTGGGCACCGTGCAATCCCACCGGGGACGCGGTGCGGCGCGCGCCCTGCTGGCGCACACCTTGGCCGAGGCCAGGAAGCAGGAGTACGACAAGGCGGAACTGGTCGTCGACGCCGCCAACCCGACAGGGGCCCTGGGGCTCTACGAACGGATGGGCTTCGCGACGGAACGGGAGTTCGTGACGTACGCCCGGCCACTGGACTGAACAGAAACGGCGGGTCCGTCGCTCGCTCATGGACATGCCGGGGCCGGCAGCAAATAGCCCATTTGGTGATTCCGGTAGTGGGGCTCGCCGGTGCTGCGGCATTGTCGTTTCCGGCGCCCCGGTCGAGGACGCGTCGGGTGCGGGTGGAGTGGCTGGAGGAGTGCCATGGGTGAGCGCGAGACGTGGACGACGGAGGAGTTCGGCTCTTCGCACGCGGGCGCGGTCGGTGTGCTCCTGGCCGACGGTAGCGTCCCGGCGTCCGTCTTCTTCGGGATGAACTCTGGTGGGGGTGGGCGGTCGGTGTCGGAGTGGAGCGTCTATGACGGCCGCTTCGCGTACGGACCGCGGGCGGCCGCGTTGCGCGCGGTGTGCTCCTGCGGCTGGAATGGCCCGGAGCACGAGCTGGACTGGGACATGATCGGCGAGCGGAAGCTGATCGAGGCGGCGGGCGGCACGGCGGACACCTGCGCGCAGGACTGGGACGCGCACACCGTGGAAGTGGAACAGTCGGCCATTCCCTTGCCGGAGACGGTCACCGCTTTGCTGGCACAGTTGCAGGAGGAGATCGAGAAGCTGGCGAAGACCTCGCCGCTGGCGGCCGTACGGGCAGCCCGACGGCTGGAAGTCGCTGCGGGGCAGGTCGGGTATGGGCCGGCCCACGAGGCCCGGCAGGACACGACAGCCGAGCAGGCCGCCGCCGCCCTTGGGCTGACCGAGGAGGCGGCTCGGAAGCTGATGGCCCGCTTCGGCGGCTGGAGCCCCTACTGCTGAACACCGGTCGGCCGTGCCTGCCAGCGGTGGGAATACCCCTCGCGCAGCGGCCCGCCAATCAAGTCCAGCAGGTTTTCCGCCGCAGCTGCCAGTGGGGTGGGGTCGGCTCGTTCTGCCACGGCTCGGTGCCCGGCCAGAAGGGCGTTCCCCAGCACTGGATCTGCGGCAATGAGCCGACGGGGCATCCACTTTCCTATCCCTGTCCAGGCACCGTGGTGAGCAGTGACGAGCTCGGCCGCTTCCCGCAGCACGTGGTCAGCGACGACGAGCTGCTCATAGCGGTGCACCGATGAGGTGACGGTGTCGGCCAGGTCGTCCAGATAGCAAGTCAGTACATAGCGTCCATGGCGCCACTGTTCAGCTGTCAGCGGCGGTGGCCCCATGGCGACGACCTCTTCTGCCAGTTGGCGAGTCCGGGTCACCTGCCCATGAGGATCCGTCAACGTCATCCCTTGGGCGTAGACGAACACCACGGTCGCTCTGCGGCGCGCCCGATCCCACTCGAAGAACTCGGGCACGTCGCCTACTGAGTTGAGGAACAACTCGACGAGGCGACCTTCGTAACGGATCACCTCTCGCCCGCTTCCTGCGGAGTCCGGAAGAAGGACTCCGATGTCGAGGTCACTCGTCGGAGTCGAATTGCCGAGGGCGGCTGACCCTCCGAGAACGGCCCCGAGCGCCTGCGGGAACAGTTCGCCCACGAGACGACCGGCCTGCGAAAGTGCGGCTTCTTGATCCTTCATGGGCGTTCATCGTGCCACTGCGAGAAGGCAGCGGCGCGGGAGCGGTCGTGTGGTGTGCCGAGCCCAGACCGCGCATCCGACAGCTCGGGCATGCGGATGTCCAGAGGTACACGTCGGGCCATAATCGCCGGGCCTCCTACCGGGCACGGTCGCAGGAGGTACACGGCCGGCCGCGCCCCTCAGCCGGAGAGGGGCTCGGGTGCCGCCGCCGAGAGTATGTGGCGGGCACCCCGTCGGCCCTGGTGTGCGTCTCGGTCATCCCGAAGAGGGCTGGCCCCAGCTCTGGGCGATGACGCCCTTGGCATTGCTCTGCTGGGTCTCGGTCGGGAAGGTCGGCGTGCCGGAGACCTTCGGCAGCTTGGCGGCCGCGGCCTTGTCGAGCGTGCCGGCCTTCTTCATGGCGGCCATCAGAGCCGGGCGGGCGTACCCCTTGAGTCTGGTGTTCTGGCCCTCGGCGCTGTAGAGGTACTCCAACCACAGGCGCGCGGTAGCGGGGTGCGGCGCATCCTTGTTGATGGCCTGCGAGTAGTACTGGGAGAACTTGCCGTCCGAGGGGACCACGACCGTCCAGTCGCGGCCCTTGGACTTGAACTCGTCGGTGTACCCGGCGTTGAGGTAGTCCCAGTCGATGCTGATCGGCGTCTTGCCCTTCGCGACGGTGGCCGGGGTGGAGTCGAGGGACGTGAAATTGCCGCTTCTCTTCAGCTTGGCGAAGAAGTCTATGCCGGGCTGGATGTCGTCGAAGGAGCCGCCGTTGGCGAGAGCGGCCGCGTACACGGCGCCGAAGGCCGAACCCGACTTGGTGGGACTGCCGTTGAGCGCGACCTGCCCCTTGTACTGCGGCTCGAGCAGTTCCTTGAAGCTGGTCGGGCAGGTGTGCACACGCTTGGCGTCGCAGCCGAAGGAGATGTAGCCGCCGTAGTCGTTCGACCAGCGGCCGATCGAGTCCCTCTGGGCATCGGGTACGTCAGCGAAACCGGCGACCATGTACGGCGCGAGCAGCCCGTCCTGAGCGGCGCTCTGCGCGAAGGAGCTGCCGAGGTCGAGGACGTCGGGCGCGCTGTCCTGGCCCTTGCGCGAGGTGACCGCGTTGATTTCGTCCTGGCTGGAGCCACTCGGGTTCTCGACCTCGACCTTGATGCCGTACTTCTTCTTGAAGCCGTCGATCAGGGCGCCGTAATTGGCCCAGTCGCGGGGGAGCGCGATCGCATGCAGCGTGCCCTCCTGCTTGGCCGCCTTGGCCAGGGCGTTGATGCCGCCGAAGGCCTCGGCCGTGGTCGCGGTGGCCGCGTTCTTCCCGCCGGTTGACGCGTCGGGGGCGCCACAGGCGCTGAGGGCGAGTGCGGCGGCGACGACGAGGGCGCCGGTGAGGACGGCAGTCCTCGGCAGGGACACGGTCACGGACTCTCCAGGGGTACGCACAGAGGGTTGAGGGGATTCATGCGGGGCCACACAGGGGATGCACGTGGGGGGTGAGCACCTGTCCGACAACGGGTCCGAACAAGTTGGCCTCAGTAGGCCCAACTATGGTGTGCACCAGGTAAACATTGGTCAAACTATTAGCTCCGATTCCCTCACAATCGCAGCTCGCAGGGGTTACCACGGCACCTTGTCCAGGTTGGCCGTACTGCACACTTTCCACACAACTCGGCGCAAGAGGGAACGCGTGACGGTTTGCGGGTGGCCGCGGCTTCGCGCTGTCCGGCCTTGGTTTGTGGCTGCCTGCGCATCGCGGTTGATGCCGGCGCCAACACCACCCCCCTCGAGATCGCGCGCGACGTCGCCGGCCGCGCCGGAACGAGGCCGCCGCCGACGCCCGCCGCAGCCAAGCTCACCGGACCCCTCCTCTTCCCATCCGCACCACCATCGCACCTGAAGGGAGGGGAGAGGGGGCAAATGTCAATCCCCTGGTTTTGTGGAGCCGTTGGTTATGCGGCCCGGCCCGGCCAGCCTTCCTGATCGGTTCGAGCTCGCGCTTCCTGGCTGATCCGTTCGAACTCGGTGGGCGGTTTCCCGCCGGCCGCGCCGTGGCGATGATTCAGGCCCATCTTGCCAGACCCATCGATATTCGATAGATTTCCATCGCGTTTCGATCAGAGGAGTGACGTTGGGAAAGCTGACAGTGCTTGCGCTGCGTGCCGTGATGGTGGTGCTGCTCGCCGGATCGGTGTTCACGCAAGTGGTGATGGTGGCGATTCTGGCGGGCGCCGTGGAGGAGAGCGTCCTGGCGGCGGAGTGGCGCACTCCGGCCCTCGTGATCACGCTCCTGGTTCTCGTGACGGTCCAGGTCACCCTGGTCTGCGTGTGGCGGCTGGTGACGATGGTGCGACGCGGAACGGTGTTCTCCCACGCCGCATTTCGCTATGTCCACCTGGTGATCGGCGCGTTCGTGGCGGCCGCGCTCCTGGTGTTCGCGCTCGGGGTGGTCCTGGCGCCGGACAAGACCGTGGCCCCGGGCGTTGTGGCCCTGCTGGGCGCGGTTTCCCTGGCGGTCTTCGGGGTCGCGCTCATCGTGCTCGTACTGCGGATGTTGCTCGCACAGGCCGTGGCACGCGAGGTGGAGGCGTCGCGGCTGGGGGCCGAGCTGGCCCAGGTGATCTGATGCCGATCTCCGTCGACATCGACGTGATGCTGGCCAAGCGGAAGATGTCCGTGGGCGAACTGGCGAACCGGGTGGGGATCACACCCGCCAACCTGGCGGTGCTCAAGAATGGTCGTGCCAAGGCGGTGCGTTTCACGACACTCGCCGCGCTGTGCGAGGTGCTCGAGTGCCAGCCCGGAGACCTGCTGCGCTGGGAGCCGGAGACCCCCGGGGACGGGGGCAGCGCCGCGCACGAATCCGGAGCATCCGTCCCAGCTGGACCTTCGCCATGGTGACCACGGTTCCGGTAGCCGGCTTCTGCACGTGATCACCGGGTACGAGGCCGCCGGCGTCCTCCCCACCCTTCACTGCGGTGGCCCGGAACCC belongs to Streptomyces sp. NBC_01454 and includes:
- a CDS encoding geranyl diphosphate 2-C-methyltransferase; the protein is MTTVHADTARIPVPTQSTYQNRVADYWNAEENPVNLELGKIDDLYHHHYGIGDADRSVLDESDPGRRRERLTGELHRLEEAQAQLLASHLGQLSPSDRVFDAGCGRGGGSVVANLRYGCHADGVTISAKQADFANQQAHKRGIDDKVRYHHRNMLDTGFASGAYAASWNNESTMYVELDLLFAEHARLLRRGGRYVTITGCYNDTYGRASREVSLINAHYICDIHPRSAYFRAMARNRLVPTHVQDLTQAALPYWELRKQADHLVTGIEDTFLTAYRNGSFQYLLIVADRV
- a CDS encoding Lrp/AsnC family transcriptional regulator, which translates into the protein MDAMDRKILAELQLDGRLTVTELAARVQLSVSPCHRRLRDLEREGAIRGYRAVVDPVALGLTFEALVFATLRWEDPDTVTSFEEAVAAVPHVLQAQRLFGEPDYLLRVATTDLGAFQQLYDQQLARLPGVQRLTSTLVMKHVVDDRPLPE
- a CDS encoding LysE family translocator, which codes for MNTTTLAAFLAVDLLLVFTPGADWAYAISAGLRGRSVVPAVAGLIAGYAGYTLLAVAGLVVIVASSPTLLTALTVAGAVYLVWLGFGVLRQPATLTASESPMESSRAQIMLKGIGISGLNPKALLLYFSLFPQFINPATGWPVAAQTGLLGTLHMAACAVVYLSVGVLARTVLKTRPAAARAVTRASGAMMIVIGGFLLVERLAG
- a CDS encoding GNAT family N-acetyltransferase — encoded protein: MTISLKPLATAEARDLATLREEVEHVDRTGLHEDEVDVRHELTDPKVDLARHTVGFWQGSRLVAYAMVYEPERVRDIARFETAAAVHPDWRRQGIGTRLVDWMRSRAEAIRAERHPGEPAELLMDGTAGSAGLAALARHAGFAPRRYWFSMTHGLRADRLPALGMPDGLRLTPFDPVLDEATRIAHNDAFRDHWNHTETDRTDWDTWFTGARSFRAGLSSLLLDAEGSVAAYLLADEYVADHAATGDRGCTIGHLGTVQSHRGRGAARALLAHTLAEARKQEYDKAELVVDAANPTGALGLYERMGFATEREFVTYARPLD
- a CDS encoding nucleotidyltransferase domain-containing protein, coding for MKDQEAALSQAGRLVGELFPQALGAVLGGSAALGNSTPTSDLDIGVLLPDSAGSGREVIRYEGRLVELFLNSVGDVPEFFEWDRARRRATVVFVYAQGMTLTDPHGQVTRTRQLAEEVVAMGPPPLTAEQWRHGRYVLTCYLDDLADTVTSSVHRYEQLVVADHVLREAAELVTAHHGAWTGIGKWMPRRLIAADPVLGNALLAGHRAVAERADPTPLAAAAENLLDLIGGPLREGYSHRWQARPTGVQQ
- a CDS encoding ABC transporter substrate-binding protein; the protein is MTVSLPRTAVLTGALVVAAALALSACGAPDASTGGKNAATATTAEAFGGINALAKAAKQEGTLHAIALPRDWANYGALIDGFKKKYGIKVEVENPSGSSQDEINAVTSRKGQDSAPDVLDLGSSFAQSAAQDGLLAPYMVAGFADVPDAQRDSIGRWSNDYGGYISFGCDAKRVHTCPTSFKELLEPQYKGQVALNGSPTKSGSAFGAVYAAALANGGSFDDIQPGIDFFAKLKRSGNFTSLDSTPATVAKGKTPISIDWDYLNAGYTDEFKSKGRDWTVVVPSDGKFSQYYSQAINKDAPHPATARLWLEYLYSAEGQNTRLKGYARPALMAAMKKAGTLDKAAAAKLPKVSGTPTFPTETQQSNAKGVIAQSWGQPSSG
- a CDS encoding DUF2975 domain-containing protein; its protein translation is MGKLTVLALRAVMVVLLAGSVFTQVVMVAILAGAVEESVLAAEWRTPALVITLLVLVTVQVTLVCVWRLVTMVRRGTVFSHAAFRYVHLVIGAFVAAALLVFALGVVLAPDKTVAPGVVALLGAVSLAVFGVALIVLVLRMLLAQAVAREVEASRLGAELAQVI
- a CDS encoding helix-turn-helix domain-containing protein — translated: MPISVDIDVMLAKRKMSVGELANRVGITPANLAVLKNGRAKAVRFTTLAALCEVLECQPGDLLRWEPETPGDGGSAAHESGASVPAGPSPW